The stretch of DNA TGGGTGATGTGGGCTTCAAATCGCGTGGATGGGGCAATGTCTCGGTAGAGAACAACCATGTGGATGTCTTCATCTTCGAATTTGCAACTGTGCTCGATTGGCTAGCCAAAGAACGCAACGAACCCCGTTTCTCACAGTTTTCGTCGGTAATAAAAAGCTCTATGCTGCAACTAATGCCTGTAAAAGGACACATGTTCAATATCGGCAAGGTGGGTTATTATCCCGAAGTAGTACAGCATACCAACTGGGACTATGGCAAAAACGGAAAAGGATTTTATAACGACATCTTTGCTCCCGGCTGGACTGTAGCTTCTCTTTGGCAAATGCTGAGCCCCGACAGAGTAGAGACGTATTTTAATCCGAAGAAAAAATAAAAACAATGGGCAGGGAAGAAATTCCCCGCCCATCTTAAACTTCAATATACGAGCCTTAAAGGAGAGTGGCGCTAATGATAAAAATCGGTCAAATAGTAATAAAAACTAGTCAAAGGCCGAATTTGGCTTATTTTGATACTCTTTTGGTTGAAAAGTATACCTATCTTTTATTCTTGGCATGCTAACTTAGCAGAGCAGAACGCTACGAAAAGCATGTCATAAGATAATGCAATAAAATTCGAATAATACCATGAAGAAAATTTTTACATATATGTTCATTATACAGTTGCTTGTGGCAACGGGATGTAATGCATGTAGCAGTTCTGAAAAAGAAGAACCTGTAACTCCAAATCAGAAATATACAAATCCTGTAGTGGCTCTGAGCCTGCCCGACCCAACAATCATAAAGGCACAGGATGGACATTTTTATTTGTATGCAACAGAGAACACACGAAATACTCCTATTTACAGATCGGATAATCTTGTAGACTGGACATTTTTAGGAACGGCATTTACGGATGCTACACGCCCCACCTTCGAGCCCAACGGAGGTTTGTGGGCGCCTGATATTAATTACATCAACGGCAAATATGTGCTGTACTACTCCATGTCGGTATGGGGTGGCGAGTGGACATGCGGCATTGGCGTAGCTGTTGCCGACAAGCCCGAAGGACCATTCACCGACAAAGGAAAGCTTTTTAGAAGCAACGAGATCGACGTTCAGAATTCCATCGACCAGTTTTATATCGAAGAAGGAGGCAAGAAATACCTCTTCTGGGGTAGCTTCCGTGGTATCTATGCCATAGAGCTGAGCGACGACGGACTGTCGGTAAAAGAAGGAGCGCAGAAAAAACAAATAGCCGGAACAGCCTTTGAGGGAACATATATCCACAAGAGAGGAAATTATTACTACATGTTTGCGTCTATCGGCAGTTGCTGCGAAGGTGCAAACAGTACCTACGAGCTTGTTGTTGGTCGTTCCCAGTCGTTGTTTGGCCCTTATGTGGATAAAACAGGCAAGGATATGATGGACAATGGATATACTGTGGTCATAAGCAAAAGCTCCCGCTTTGTAGGCAACGGACACTGCTCCGAAATAGTACAGGACAAGGCTGGTAACGACTGGATATTGTATCATGGCGTAGACCTTAACCACCCTGATGGGCGTATGCTGCTGCTCGATCAAGTGAAATGGGATAACAATTCATGGCCTTATGTAGAGGGAGGCAAACCGTCTTCTTCGGCAGATAAGCCCGTGTTTTAAAGATATAGTGATTGTAATAGATAGGAGATTGCAACCTAATTAATGATTGGTATTTACTGCCCCGGACGAAGCGAGCCCAGAACATAAGCTTCGTTCGGGAAGTAAAGAAAGAGGAAAGTTTTCTTTCTCTCACTACACGAAGATCAACATAACATATCGATAATTTTTATAGAATAAGCATTATTCTAGAAGAAATCATTAACTCAAAATATAAGACATGAAGAAGAATTTTTTATTGTTAATATTATTTGTCACCAGTATCGGTCTTTTTGCCCAATGGAAACCAGCGGGAGATAAGATAAAAACAAAATGGGCTGAGTCGCTCGATCCCAAAAACGTATTGCCCGAGTATCCTCGTCCGATAATGGAACGTACCGATTGGGCAAACCTAAACGGACTTTGGGAATATGCAATCTTACCCATTGGACAAGCCGAACCTCGCAGCTTCGACGGGCAGATACTTGTTCCGTTTGCTGTAGAATCGAGCCTGTCGGGAGTGCAAAAAGAATTGGGAGCAAAAAACGAGCTTTGGTACAAACGTACTTTTTCAGTACCATCGTCATGGAAGGGTAAGAATGTGATCCTTCACTTTGGTGCGGTAGACTGGAAGACTGAGGTTTTTGTTAACGATATAAAAGTGGGTGCACACAAGGGAGGATATACCCCGTTCAGTTTCGATGTTACTCCTTTCCTTACATCGGGCAGTCAAAAACTCGTTGTAAAGGTGTGGGATCCTACAACAGACGGCTATCAGCCTGTCGGCAAGCAACACAAAGATCCTCATGGTATATGGTACACCCCTGTGTCGGGTATCTGGCAAACAGTGTGGCTGGAGCCGGTGAATAACAAACATATTGCAAATATTAAGGCTATACCTAGCCTCGATACGAAGAAAATAGCATTCGATGTATGTCCGGCAAATACTTCATCTTCAGATGTTGTAGAGGTAGTAGTAAAAGATAAGGGACAAACTGTAGCTTCGGGAAAAGCCGTTGCGGGACAGACGCTCGAACTACCTATCGCCGATCCTAAATTGTGGTCGCCCGAAAGTCCGTTCTTGTACGATGTAGAGGTAACACTATATAGTGCAGGCAAAGTTCAGGATAAGGTAAAGAGCTATACGGCAATGCGTAAGGTTTCGTTCAAACGTGATGATAATGGCATTATGCGTTTGCAACTCAACAATAAAGATTATTTCCAGTTTGGCCCGCTCGATCAGGGTTGGTGGCCCGACGGATTATATACAGCACCTACCGATGAGGCTTTGGTGTACGATATACAGAAGACCAAAGACTTTGGATTCAATATGATACGCAAGCACGTGAAGGTAGAGCCTGCACGTTGGTATACTCATTGCGATCGTCTGGGGATATTAGTATGGCAGGATATGCCTAACGGAGACCGTTCGCCACAGTGGCAAAACAGAGA from Dysgonomonas mossii encodes:
- a CDS encoding family 43 glycosylhydrolase, giving the protein MKKIFTYMFIIQLLVATGCNACSSSEKEEPVTPNQKYTNPVVALSLPDPTIIKAQDGHFYLYATENTRNTPIYRSDNLVDWTFLGTAFTDATRPTFEPNGGLWAPDINYINGKYVLYYSMSVWGGEWTCGIGVAVADKPEGPFTDKGKLFRSNEIDVQNSIDQFYIEEGGKKYLFWGSFRGIYAIELSDDGLSVKEGAQKKQIAGTAFEGTYIHKRGNYYYMFASIGSCCEGANSTYELVVGRSQSLFGPYVDKTGKDMMDNGYTVVISKSSRFVGNGHCSEIVQDKAGNDWILYHGVDLNHPDGRMLLLDQVKWDNNSWPYVEGGKPSSSADKPVF
- a CDS encoding glycoside hydrolase family 2 protein, with the protein product MKKNFLLLILFVTSIGLFAQWKPAGDKIKTKWAESLDPKNVLPEYPRPIMERTDWANLNGLWEYAILPIGQAEPRSFDGQILVPFAVESSLSGVQKELGAKNELWYKRTFSVPSSWKGKNVILHFGAVDWKTEVFVNDIKVGAHKGGYTPFSFDVTPFLTSGSQKLVVKVWDPTTDGYQPVGKQHKDPHGIWYTPVSGIWQTVWLEPVNNKHIANIKAIPSLDTKKIAFDVCPANTSSSDVVEVVVKDKGQTVASGKAVAGQTLELPIADPKLWSPESPFLYDVEVTLYSAGKVQDKVKSYTAMRKVSFKRDDNGIMRLQLNNKDYFQFGPLDQGWWPDGLYTAPTDEALVYDIQKTKDFGFNMIRKHVKVEPARWYTHCDRLGILVWQDMPNGDRSPQWQNRDYFKGSELIRSAESEANYRQEWKAIMDYLISYPSIAVWVPFNEAWGQFKTQEIAEWTKAYDPSRLVNPASGGNFYRTGDMLDLHNYPGPDMYLYDAERPTVLGEYGGIGLPLQNHLWQTDKNWGYVQFKNAKEVTDEYVKYAEQLKKLIKAGFSAAVYTQTTDVEGEVNGLITYDRKEIKVDEPRVKKVNLEICNSLSK